A genomic segment from Pyrodictium occultum encodes:
- the purT gene encoding formate-dependent phosphoribosylglycinamide formyltransferase, with the protein MGVPSRMERLPSPLGPGAARIVLLGGGELGKEVAIEAQRLGLEVVVVDRYDWAPAMHVAHRRYVVNMLDGRAVEAIVERENPVAVIPEIEAVDTEALERLEERGFHVVPNARAVKIAMNRIELRRWAAEELGLPTTRYAFASSPEEAYEACERVGYPCLIKPEMSSSGHGHVKVEEPSRRAVEEAYMESIRHARGASRRVIVEEYVQLETEYTVLAYRWLDGDRVRTDAMEPVEHWRYGEYHYIESWQPSTRPRELLDKARDIGIRVAEGLGGVGVFGVELLQTRDGRLLFSEVAPRPHDTGMVTMASQDMSEFQVHVRASVGLPVPRPRVLTPAASLAVYTDLDGEWYPVLDGVYEALGEPGVEVRWFGKPRTYRGRRMAVVLARAETVEEARRKAQMAARRLRVTPRGEASRGL; encoded by the coding sequence ATGGGCGTGCCCTCTAGGATGGAGAGGCTCCCCAGCCCCCTGGGCCCCGGAGCGGCTAGGATAGTCCTCCTGGGCGGAGGAGAGCTGGGCAAGGAGGTGGCCATCGAGGCGCAGAGGCTCGGCCTAGAGGTGGTCGTTGTCGACCGCTACGACTGGGCCCCGGCGATGCACGTAGCCCACCGCCGCTACGTGGTCAACATGCTCGACGGCAGGGCGGTGGAGGCTATAGTGGAGAGGGAGAACCCGGTGGCTGTGATCCCCGAGATAGAGGCCGTGGACACGGAGGCCCTGGAGAGGCTGGAGGAGCGCGGCTTCCACGTCGTCCCCAACGCCAGGGCGGTCAAGATAGCGATGAACAGGATCGAGCTGAGGCGCTGGGCCGCGGAGGAGCTGGGGCTGCCCACCACCAGGTACGCCTTCGCCTCGAGCCCGGAGGAGGCCTATGAGGCCTGCGAGCGCGTAGGCTACCCCTGCCTCATCAAGCCCGAGATGAGCAGTAGCGGCCACGGGCACGTCAAGGTCGAGGAGCCCAGCAGGAGGGCGGTGGAGGAGGCCTACATGGAGTCGATAAGGCACGCGCGCGGCGCGAGCAGGAGGGTGATAGTGGAGGAGTACGTCCAGCTCGAGACGGAGTACACTGTGCTCGCCTACCGCTGGCTGGACGGAGACAGGGTCAGGACGGATGCGATGGAGCCCGTGGAGCACTGGAGGTACGGGGAGTACCACTACATAGAGTCCTGGCAGCCCAGCACCAGGCCCAGGGAGCTGCTGGACAAGGCCAGGGATATAGGGATAAGGGTGGCCGAGGGCCTCGGCGGGGTGGGCGTCTTCGGCGTCGAGCTGCTCCAGACCAGGGACGGCCGCCTCCTCTTCAGCGAGGTGGCCCCGAGGCCCCACGACACCGGCATGGTCACCATGGCGAGCCAGGATATGAGCGAGTTCCAGGTCCACGTCCGCGCCTCCGTGGGGCTGCCCGTGCCCAGGCCCAGGGTCCTCACCCCCGCCGCGAGCCTAGCGGTGTACACCGACCTCGACGGCGAGTGGTACCCGGTGCTCGACGGGGTCTACGAGGCCCTCGGGGAGCCGGGGGTGGAGGTGCGCTGGTTCGGCAAGCCCCGGACCTACAGGGGGCGCCGCATGGCGGTGGTGCTGGCCAGGGCGGAGACGGTGGAGGAGGCCAGGAGGAAGGCCCAGATGGCCGCCAGGAGGCTGAGAGTCACTCCGAGGGGTGAGGCCTCCAGGGGGCTCTAA
- the purM gene encoding phosphoribosylformylglycinamidine cyclo-ligase: protein MVARGLSYRDAGVDLDASEAMHRLASRLLAGRREAYTSSIELGGYELVLHVDGVGTKTLVLERTGRMRVAGWDCVVMNTNDVACDAARPLALVDYIAMPRADERVFREVLEGVREAAEATGAALLGGETAVLPGLAGGVDVVCTVLAVREKGWRGNRAKPGDVLLGLESSGLHANGYSLARRIVEERLGGYDTVVESVRLGEELSKPVANYTAFLLEAWRRGLITAAAHVTGGAFTKVKRILPHGSAAVMEMPELPAIFRILMEAGRVEPREAYRVWNMGIGLVVAAPGDRAEEALSLAERMGHRAHLLGRVEEAEGEEPAVVLETMYGRIVY from the coding sequence GTGGTGGCTAGGGGCCTCAGCTACCGCGACGCCGGCGTCGACCTGGACGCCAGCGAGGCCATGCACCGCCTCGCCTCGAGGCTTCTCGCCGGCCGCCGGGAGGCCTACACCTCCTCCATAGAGCTTGGAGGCTACGAGCTGGTGCTCCACGTCGACGGCGTCGGCACCAAGACGCTGGTGCTGGAGAGGACCGGGAGGATGAGGGTCGCCGGCTGGGACTGCGTGGTCATGAACACCAATGATGTCGCCTGCGACGCCGCCAGGCCCCTGGCGCTGGTAGACTACATAGCCATGCCGAGGGCCGACGAGAGGGTGTTCCGGGAGGTCCTGGAGGGGGTCAGGGAGGCGGCGGAGGCTACGGGAGCGGCGCTGCTGGGCGGCGAGACCGCCGTGCTCCCGGGCCTCGCGGGCGGCGTGGACGTGGTCTGCACGGTGCTGGCTGTGAGGGAGAAGGGCTGGAGGGGGAACAGAGCGAAGCCCGGGGACGTGCTGCTCGGGCTGGAGAGCAGCGGGCTCCACGCCAACGGCTACAGTCTGGCCAGGAGGATAGTGGAGGAGAGGCTGGGCGGCTACGACACGGTTGTGGAGAGCGTTAGGCTGGGGGAGGAGCTCTCGAAGCCAGTGGCCAACTACACCGCGTTCCTCCTCGAGGCCTGGCGCCGGGGCCTCATAACCGCGGCCGCCCACGTAACCGGCGGGGCCTTCACCAAGGTCAAGAGGATCCTCCCCCACGGCTCCGCGGCGGTGATGGAGATGCCCGAGCTCCCCGCCATATTCCGCATACTGATGGAGGCCGGGAGGGTGGAGCCCAGGGAGGCCTACCGCGTGTGGAACATGGGCATAGGCCTCGTGGTGGCCGCGCCCGGCGACCGCGCCGAGGAGGCCCTCTCCCTCGCCGAGAGGATGGGCCACCGGGCCCACCTGCTGGGCCGCGTGGAGGAGGCGGAGGGGGAGGAGCCGGCGGTGGTGCTCGAGACCATGTACGGCAGGATAGTCTACTAG
- a CDS encoding DsbA family protein, whose translation MRGWRLYAAVAVAVAVAAAAALLLTHRGGGTAASSAAGPRACGSGPAVMVVYEKGQEKLASVVQELLSRQLAGLLPNGTRFCNATAEAAGLRGLRVYPAILVRAGNVSGELARALLNETLPGGWRPLRYDYTAAFETQVALRLGLPRPSYAYTAKLLVVEGDMPYATVNRDSLKPGSSIMEILSSLFAAKITGVEYVKKPPAGVDPRELPAFYAVSQQPLDRGVPGVRRISDNVYEVADVNITDLLLESGAVEAVEREGPPPGIEGHPALGHGRVHIAIYEDFACPYCARFYRDIFPEIKKLVDEGKITYHIVDLVVHLNPNVTRLHELLLCYYNRTGNATAYLEEATRIYSKVYKLYQEGLASASQLYNSMGKLLSEEEQRLNATPDCPAASLVEEASHAAVMAGLQGTPSFAVWVEGSNKTLYILGYRDADFFRKLVDQLEKS comes from the coding sequence ATGCGCGGCTGGAGGCTCTACGCTGCAGTAGCTGTAGCGGTGGCCGTGGCGGCTGCCGCGGCGCTGCTCCTAACCCACCGGGGCGGGGGAACCGCCGCCTCCAGCGCGGCCGGGCCCCGGGCGTGCGGCAGCGGCCCAGCAGTGATGGTCGTCTACGAGAAGGGGCAGGAGAAGCTCGCCTCGGTGGTCCAGGAGCTGCTCAGTAGGCAGCTGGCGGGGCTCCTCCCCAACGGCACCAGGTTCTGCAATGCCACCGCCGAGGCCGCGGGGCTTAGGGGGCTGCGCGTCTACCCCGCGATACTGGTGAGGGCCGGCAACGTTAGCGGCGAGCTCGCCCGGGCGCTGCTGAACGAGACCCTGCCCGGCGGCTGGAGGCCCCTCCGCTACGACTACACAGCCGCCTTCGAGACCCAGGTGGCGCTCCGGCTGGGGCTCCCCAGGCCCAGCTACGCGTACACCGCCAAGCTGCTAGTTGTTGAGGGCGACATGCCCTACGCAACGGTGAACAGGGACTCGCTCAAGCCTGGGAGCAGTATAATGGAAATCCTCTCATCCCTCTTCGCCGCCAAGATAACCGGGGTCGAGTACGTCAAGAAGCCGCCCGCCGGCGTGGACCCCAGGGAGCTGCCGGCCTTCTACGCCGTTTCCCAGCAGCCCCTGGACAGGGGCGTCCCCGGCGTGAGGAGGATAAGCGACAACGTCTACGAGGTAGCCGACGTCAATATAACTGATCTCCTCCTGGAGTCTGGCGCAGTGGAGGCAGTGGAGAGGGAGGGGCCGCCCCCCGGCATAGAGGGGCACCCCGCCCTGGGCCACGGGAGGGTGCACATCGCGATATACGAGGACTTCGCCTGCCCCTACTGCGCCAGGTTCTACAGGGACATCTTCCCCGAGATCAAGAAGCTCGTGGACGAGGGCAAGATCACCTACCATATAGTCGACCTCGTGGTGCACCTGAACCCCAACGTAACCAGGCTGCACGAGCTGTTGCTATGCTACTACAATAGGACGGGCAACGCCACCGCCTACCTGGAGGAGGCCACAAGGATATATAGCAAGGTCTACAAGCTCTACCAGGAGGGGCTGGCCAGCGCGAGCCAGCTCTACAACAGCATGGGCAAGCTACTGAGCGAGGAGGAGCAGAGGCTCAACGCCACCCCCGACTGCCCCGCAGCCAGCCTGGTGGAGGAGGCGTCCCACGCAGCGGTCATGGCGGGGCTCCAGGGCACGCCCAGCTTCGCAGTGTGGGTTGAGGGGAGCAACAAGACCCTCTACATACTGGGCTACAGGGACGCGGACTTCTTCAGGAAGCTGGTGGATCAGCTGGAGAAGAGCTAG